The DNA sequence AGGTGAGGGCCTCGATGATGCCGTCGCTGTAGAGGAAAAGCGCCTCGCCGGGCAGGAGTTGTACGGTCCGGGAGGCGAAGTCGGCCTGGTGCAGGGCGCCGACGAGCATGCCTCCGGGCAGGCTCACCTGCTCAGCTCGGGCGACGGCTCGGTCGGGCCCGTTGCGGCGGGCCGGGCACAGCGAGTAGGCCGGAAGGTGGCCGCCACCGGCCAGGGTGACGGCAAAGCCGCCCGCGGAGTCGGGGGCGAGGGTGCCGAAGACCAGCGTGCAGAAGCGGCTGCCGTCCGCGTGGGCGGACAAGAGGGTGGAGTTCAGCACCCGAAGTACGGCACACGGGTCCGGTTCCAGCAGGGCAGTGGTGCGCAGCGTGTAGCGGATCAGTGAGGTCAGGGCGGCGGCGGGGGCGCCCCGGCCGCTGACGTCGCCGAGGAAGAACGCCCACCGCCCGGTGCTGAGCGGAAAGACGTCGTAGAAGTCGCCGCCGACGTCGCGGACCGATGCGGTGGTGTAGTGGCAGGCCGCCTCCAGGCCCGGCACCTCCGGCAGCGCGGGCGGCAGCAGGGTGCGCTGCAGGGTGGAGGCATAGGCGGCGATCTCCGCCCGGTCCCGCTCGGCCCGCTCGCGCGCCGCGTGTTCGGCCACCATCAGTTCCCGCTCCACTCGGAGCATCCGCAGCGCGGACAGCCGCAGTTCCAGTGCGTCCATCACCAGCGCGGCCAGGTCGGCCAGGGCGGCGGCCTGCTCAGGCGTGATCCGGCGCGGCACGGTGTCCAGCACGTCGACGGTGCCCAGGTGGTGACCGTCGCGGGTGACGATCGGGGCGGCTGCGTAGAAGCGCGCCCGCGGCGGCCCCGTGACCAGTTCGTGGGTGCGGGCGCGTGGATCCTGGAGCGTGTCGGGGATGACCAGAGGGCCGTCGGTGAGGATGGCCGAGGTGCACAGGCCCGGGTCCCGGCCGACTTGGGTGACCCCCGTCAGTCCGTACGCGGCCTTGAACCAGACCCGGTCGG is a window from the Streptomyces spectabilis genome containing:
- a CDS encoding PP2C family protein-serine/threonine phosphatase, which gives rise to MELAPEQEALRIAAVRRYDVLDTPPDGAFDRIAALAARLCDAPAATVAIVDTDRVWFKAAYGLTGVTQVGRDPGLCTSAILTDGPLVIPDTLQDPRARTHELVTGPPRARFYAAAPIVTRDGHHLGTVDVLDTVPRRITPEQAAALADLAALVMDALELRLSALRMLRVERELMVAEHAARERAERDRAEIAAYASTLQRTLLPPALPEVPGLEAACHYTTASVRDVGGDFYDVFPLSTGRWAFFLGDVSGRGAPAAALTSLIRYTLRTTALLEPDPCAVLRVLNSTLLSAHADGSRFCTLVFGTLAPDSAGGFAVTLAGGGHLPAYSLCPARRNGPDRAVARAEQVSLPGGMLVGALHQADFASRTVQLLPGEALFLYSDGIIEALTSRGARFGEAGLAAHLTHHAATNRALGASAIIDDLTGLLATFPTGPADDVALLALSASSTTPARAPSGASGTAHTSVPLTAKVWDPCAGPPDEGVRRSAGTKAPES